From a region of the Pongo pygmaeus isolate AG05252 chromosome 5, NHGRI_mPonPyg2-v2.0_pri, whole genome shotgun sequence genome:
- the TSPYL1 gene encoding testis-specific Y-encoded-like protein 1, whose translation MSGLDGVKRTPPLQTHSIIISDQVPSDQDAHQYLRLRAQSEATQVMAEPGEGGSETVALPSPPPSEEGGVPQDPAGRGGTPQFRVVGGRGHVAIKAGQEEGQPPAEGLAAASVVMAADHSLKKGVQGGEKALEICGAERSASELTAGAEAEAEEVKTGKCATVSAAVAERESAEVMVKEGLAEKEVVEEQMEVEEQPPEGEEIEVAEEDRLEEEAREEEGPWPLHEALRMDPLEAIQLELDTVNAQADRAFQQLEHKFGRMRRHYLERRNYIIQNIPGFWMTAFRNHPQLSAMIRGQDAEMLRYITNLEVKELRHPRTGCKFKFFFRRNPYFRNKLIVKEYEVRSSGRVVSLSTPIIWRRGHEPQSFIRRNQDLICSFFTWFSDHSLPESDKIAEIIKEDLWPNPLQYYLLREGVRRARRRPLREPVEIPRPFGFQSG comes from the coding sequence ATGAGCGGCCTGGATGGGGTCAAGAGGACCCCTCCCCTCCAAACCCACAGCATCATTATTTCTGACCAAGTCCCGAGCGACCAGGACGCACACCAGTACCTGAGGCTCCGCGCCCAAAGCGAGGCGACACAGGTGATGGCGGAGCCGGGTGAGGGAGGCTCGGAGACCGTCGCGCTCCCGTCTCCACCGCCTTCAGAGGAGGGGGGCGTACCCCAGGATCCCGCGGGTCGTGGCGGTACTCCCCAGTTCCGAGTTGTTGGGGGTCGCGGTCATGTGGCGATCAAAGCTGGGCAGGAAGAGGGCCAGCCTCCCGCCGAGGGCCTGGCAGCCGCTTCTGTGGTGATGGCAGCCGACCACAGCCTGAAAAAGGGCGTTCAGGGTGGAGAGAAGGCCCTAGAAATCTGTGGCGCCGAGAGATCCGCGTCTGAGCTGACGGCGGGGGCGgaggccgaggccgaggaggTGAAGACAGGAAAGTGCGCCACCGTCTCAGCAGCCGTGGCTGAGAGGGAGAGCGCTGAGGTGATGGTGAAGGAAGGCCTGGCGGAGAAGGAGGTTGTGGAGGAGCAGATGGAGGTAGAGGAGCAGCCGCCAGAAGGTGAAGAAATAGAAGTGGCGGAGGAAGATAGATTGGAGGAGGAGGcgagggaggaggaagggcccTGGCCTTTGCATGAGGCTCTCCGCATGGACCCTCTGGAGGCCATCCAGCTGGAACTGGACACTGTGAATGCTCAGGCCGATAGGGCCTTCCAACAGCTGGAGCACAAGTTTGGGAGGATGCGTCGACACTACCTGGAGCGGAGGAACTACATCATTCAGAATATCCCGGGCTTCTGGATGACTGCTTTTCGAAACCACCCCCAGTTGTCCGCCATGATTAGGGGCCAAGATGCAGAGATGTTAAGGTACATAACCAATTTAGAGGTGAAGGAACTCAGACACCCTAGAACCGGCTGCAAGTTCAAGTTCTTCTTTAGAAGAAACCCCTACTTCAGAAACAAGCTGATTGTCAAGGAATATGAGGTAAGATCCTCCGGCCGAGTGGTGTCTCTTTCTACTCCAATTATATGGCGCAGGGGGCATGAACCCCAGTCCTTCATTCGCAGAAACCAAGACCTCATCTGCAGCTTCTTCACTTGGTTTTCAGACCACAGCCTTCCAGAGTCCGACAAAATTGCTGAGATTATTAAAGAGGATCTGTGGCCAAATCCACTGCAATACTACCTGTTGCGTGAAGGAGTCCGTAGAGCCAGACGTCGCCCGCTAAGGGAGCCTGTAGAGATCCCCAGGCCCTTTGGGTTCCAGTCTGGTTAA